From the genome of Pirellulales bacterium:
CGCGAAACCGCACGCTGTAACGCGCGGCACCCCCCTATCGAGAATTGCCGCGCGGGAACCCTCCGTAGAGCCGTTCGAGCGCCGCCAACACGACGCCGGCCAGCAGGGCGTTGCCGTGCTGGTTGGGGTGCAGCCCGTCGTCGCTCAAGTACGGGCCGCCCAGCCATATTCCTGGCGGGGCAACCGGGCTGGTGAGCACGAAGCGGCGAATCACCGTGTCCGAAATCAACTCCAGATCGTGCTCGCGAGCGATCTGCCGCTCCAAGCCGGCGTAAGGGTCGATGATGAAGCCGCGCGGCACCTCGATGAGCACGACTTCGGCGTGGGCCTTGCGAGCGGCCGCGATCAACGTTTCCAGGTTGCGCTTGGTCGCCGCACGGCTGGCCGTCTTCAGCAACGTGGGATCTTTCAAAAAGTCATGGCCGCCGAGTTCGATCACCACGGCCTGCGGCTTCGCCGCCACAAAATCGGGCAGCTTTTTCAGCGCTTCGGCCGACGTCACGCCCGGCTGGCCGAGGTTCAGCACCGGCACGCCGACCAATTCGGCCAGCACTTCGGGATAGCCGCCTTTCTTCGTGTAGGAGGTCAGACTGTCGCCGATGCAGACGATGGGGCGACGGTCGAGCGGGGCCACCGCGTGGTTGGCGCGTACCGCACGGTAGGAATCGAGAGCGAAGCCGAGCCAGGCCAGCCAGATCACGCTCGGCAGCAGGAAACGCCGGTGTTGTTCTGAGATTCTGAATACCGACATCGAGGTCGCGATGCCTGCCGCGGCCGAGGCCATGAAAACCCACAGGCCCACAGGCCAGTCAACTCGCTTCACCAGAATCACGGCGGCCGGCGCCATCAAGTAAAACGCGGCCGGCCGCCGGCGCACCGCGGCCACGGTATAAGCGGCCAACCAGCACGCCGTCATGGCGACGATTCCAGACGGAAAGGTCAGGAGCGACGCGGCTAGGGCGAGGACGATTGCCAACGTGCGGCAAATACGCCTGGCGGATTCGCGGACGGAACTGCTTCCACGTGACATTTATTCTTCGACTCTCGGCGCTTCGACCGGCACGGCCGGTTGGCGCGGGGCGTGCTGCTCGGCAATCGTCTGGCCGAGGGTGCGGGCGATGAACGACAAGACGATCAACACGACGGCTACCAACGGCACCTGCCAGATATAGCCCGCCGAGGCGGAAGCCGCGCGACGCCGGCCCAGCGCGCGGCCGCCGGACAAGCGCGTGTCGCGCGCAGCCGCGCGACGCGGGGTGGGCGGCAAAAGCCGGTCGAGATCGAGCGCCGGACGCGGGGGCGGCGGCGCGCTGGCCGCCCGAGGCGGCGCCGTGGCCGGCGCCGCGGGCACGTCGATCGACAGATCCGAATGACGTGCCGAACTGTGGCTGGGCGGCGGCGGTGCGCTCGGGCCGCGGAGCTGAGCGTCATACTTGGCGCGCTTCCGCGGATCGACCAGGCACAGCCGCGCGGCGGCGATTTCGTTCAAAATCCGCGTGGCGTCGTCGGCGTGCGGCCCGGTCTGAAAATTCCGCACGAACGAGCTTTGCCGCAGCACCGCGGCCTCGATCACGTCCAGGTCCCGCTCGTCGGGCTGAATGCCCAAAAGCTGGTAGTGCGTCGGCGGCCGCCGGTCTTCGGGAATGCCCAGCCACTTGCGATACGGGTCGAACATTTCAGGAACCCTTGCCCATCCCCTCGCTCGGAGTGTATCTTCAAACGTTGCCGGCCGATGGTAGCGGGGCAACAGACGAACGGAACTGTGGCTCCTCTAGTGTACGATTTGGTTGGCCGTCGCGAAAGCGAGATTCCCCGGCGCCCCGCCGAAAAGTTCGCCGTCTACATCCAGATCCATGCCCGCCAACCTTCGCCTGCTGCTCGAAAAGCACGGTTTCGACTTTCTCGAACCGCTCTGCCAAGAGTTGGTGGGACAGCCGGCCACGGTGCTCGACGACGAGGAATACGCCGAACGCGTCGTGCAGGACGGCTGGCGGCGGACACCGATGCAGATGCGGCTGCTGCCGCCGGAGACCCTGCGCTGGAATGAGTTCTGCTTTGCCCTGCGGCCGCGCGTGTTTGACGGTTCCAGCGGCACGGTGCGGCTGCGGCCCAATTGGCGGACGGCGGCGGCCGAAGTGGCCGAGCAGTTTGGCGAAGGTGCGGCCCACGACAGCGACGACGCCTCCCCCGTGGCCCTGCTCGACGAGGAACTTGGCCCGGCCGCCCACGAGACGGCCGAGATTCCGCGGGGAAAAAGGGCCTCCGCTTCGCAGCGACCAGCCGCGGCTGATGAGCACGCCGTGGGCATCGACCTGGGCACCACCTATTCCGTCGTGGCCTACGTCGATCATCAGGGGCGGCCGACCAGCGTTCCCAACGCCAACGGCGATGTGCTGACGCCCAGCGTGGTGCTGTTCGACAACGAGGGGACCGTTGTCGGCCGCGAGGCCGTGCTGGCCTCGACGCTGGAGCCCGACCGCGTGGCCGAGTGCGTCAAGCGCGACATGGGAAACAAATACTACCGCAAGAAGATCGGCGGCGAGTCGATTCCCCCGGAGGTGATTTCCAGCTACATCCTGCGCCGCTTGCGGGCCGACGCCGAGCGGAAGCTGGGAAAGGTCGCCAAGGCCGTGATCACGGTGCCCGCCTATTTTGACGAAACCCGCCGCCGGGCCACGATGGATGCCGGGCGTCTGGCCGGTCTGGAGGTGCTCGACATCATCAACGAGCCGACGGCGGCCGCCATCACTTACGGGTACCAGGAGGGTTTTCTCGACCGGTCGGGCAAGGTCCAGAGCGACACGCCGATGCGGGTGCTGGTCTACGATCTGGGCGGCGGCACGTTCGACGTCACCGTGGTAGAGATGAGCAACCAGTCGTTCAAGGCGATTGCCACCGACGGCGACGTGCGGTTGGGTGGCAAGGACTGGGACGAGAAGCTGGTCGAAATGGCCGCCGCCCGGCTGACCGAGGCGGTGGGCGAAGACCCGCGGCACGACCCGGAAACGCTGCAAGAGATGTCGATTGCCGCCGAGACGGCCAAGAAGACGCTTTCGGAGCGGGCGAAGACCGCGATGTACGTCAGCTATCGGGGCAAGCGGCACAAGGTGGAGGTCACGCGCGAGGAATTCGAGGAAGCGACGGCGGCTTTGGTGCTGCGCACGCGGACCACGGCCGAAATCGTGGTGCTGCAAGCCGGGCTGACCTGGCCGCAGATCGACCGGGTGGTGGTGGTGGGCGGCGCCACGCGCATGCCGATGATCACGCACATGCTGGGCGAGCTGGCGGGCCGCAGCGTCGACCATTCGGTCTCGGCCGACGAGGCGGTGGCCCACGGCGCGGCCCTGTACGCCGATCTGCTGTTGCAACAAAAGGGCGGCGGCTCCGGCCACACCGAGTTTTCGGTGACGAACGTCAACTCGCACAGCCTGGGCGTGATCGGCATCGATCCGCTGACGCGGCGCCAGCGGAACCAGATCCTGATTCCCAAGAACACGCCGCTGCCCCATTCGGCGGCGCGGCGTTTCAAGACGTTTCGCGCGAACCAGCCGAACGTGAAGATTTCGGTGATGGAAGGCGAGAGTGCTTCGCCCGAATCGTGCATCGAGGTGGGCATGTGCGTCATCCAGAGTCTGCCGCCGAACTTGCCCGCCGGCTGGCCCGTGGAGGTGCGTTACACCTATCGCGAGAACGGCCGCTTGCAGGTGTCGGCGAGCCTGGTGGGGCACGCCGCTCGCGTCACCACCGAGTTCGTGCGCGACAACAGTCTCTCGGACGACGACCTGATGCTGTGGGCCGAATGCCTTTCTGCGGAGGCCAAACGGGCGGAATGGTAGCCCGCTTGCTCCGCAAGCGGAACGCGGCCGAGAATGAGACATTGGCGGTGGCTGGGGCAGAGCCTGGGCCGTTAAAAAGTTGGCCTTGCGATGGTTTCGTTGTTATACCGATCTAGTTCCGCCACGACGGGGCTTGCCCCTCGTTGTTCTACACAAGTCCGACGCCGCGGCGCGGCCGTTGCGTTTCCCAGTCCCGTAGGGACGGTAGAGTTTAGCCAGGGCGCAAGCCCACGGACGAGGGACGCCAACGATCCGCGCAGCCGCGTAGCGGCGACAGAGCGCGTGGTGCGCTACCTCTCTCGCCGCTGCGCGGCTTGCCTAATCTACCGCATCGGTACCGTGGGCTCGCGCCCACGGCTAAACTATCTTGCCGCTACGCGGCTGACGCGCGAGACGTGTAGAACAACGAGGGCTTGCCCCGGTGGCGTGGGATTTCCCGACGGAACAAAATCCAGCGCGACTATAAATCGTCAAAGCTGGCCAAAAGGCCAAGTTTTCACCGGCCCAGGCAGAGCCTGGCCAAGTGGCGGCTGGCACTTCGTTCATCTCGGCGGCCAGGCGATGCCCCGGTTGGACGCACCGGGGCACCGCTTGGCCGCCACGCTCTTGAAGGGCGCCAGCCGCTATCGGGCCAAGCTCTGCCCCAGCCATCGCTTTTCCTCACGGCAAAATGTCTCATTCTCGGCCGCGAGAAGTATCGCTCGCGGCGAAAGTGCGGCCTGAACCGCTTACCGCAACTTCACCTCGTCGCCGCCGGCCTTGGTGAACATGGCGCGGACGCTGGTGGCATCGGTGGCCTTGGACACGAACTTCACCGTTCCGTCGGCGAAGGCCGCATAAAAGCCTTTGCCGTGGCCGCGAAACGGTCGCACGGCGTCATGGTCCGCGGACGTCTCGATATCGACGGGCTTGGTCCAGGGAATCCGCTGGAGGCTCTGCAAAACAAGAATCGTCTCGCCGGGAGCATCGGCCACGCTCTCGCGCCGGGCGGGCGCCGCGGCGTCGAACAGCGTGCCCTTGCCGGTGACCACAAAATAGTCGGCGTCACCTTTTTGCGACCATAAGCTGGTGCTGTAGATGCTGGGAATCTTCTCGACCAGCGGCTTGTTGTGCTCGCTGTCCCAAGGTTCGTCGAGCCGGTACTCGTCAAACAGCTTCTGCTCGCCGAGATAGGGCAACAATTCCACGCGCCAACTGTGCAAAGTCTTGCCGTCCGGGCCAACGACCGCCGCAGACGGGTAATGTCCATGTTCGGCGTGGTAGGCGTTCATCGCCGCAGCCAGCCGCCCCAGCTTCGCGATATGCGCCTGCTCATCCTCTTTCTCCCGCGCCTTGTACTCGTTGGTCTGCCGATCGACGAGGGCCTGTGTCGCCTGGGCGATCTCGGCGACAAACGCGGCGCCAAGCTTTCCTTCCACATCGACCCGTGCCCCGTTTACGTTGACCTTCAAATTGGCAAGCGCCTCCATGAGAGGTCCACTGACGTTGATTGGCTGGTATTCCTTGGGCATATCAGACGGCTGCAACAATTGTGGGATCGCCATCTGAGCTAACGCCAAAGTGGCCTTGGCCGCCTGAGTTGCTGCGACCGCTGCCTCGGATGATTTACAGAGCACCTTGCCGCTGACCAGCAGACCCTCGGTTGTTGAGTCAACGCGTCCAAAGACATGCGTTGTGTTCTTCAAGACCGAAAAGAATGCCTCCTCGGCCGAGTCCTTCGCTGGCGCCACCAGCGCGTCGATTGCCTCCGGGTCGAAGCCTACCGCCAGCGGACTGTCGGCCACCTTCCGCCACTCGCCGTACCAGCTTGGATGGCTTTCCGGATCGGCCTCCAGCACGCGCGGCAGGTCGCGATCGCGCACGATGACGATGGTCCGGTCGTCAACCAGCAAATAATCGACGAGCAGGCCGCTGTCCTCGGACCGTGCGCGGAAACAGGAATAGCCGTGACAGGTGGTTTCGGTCACGCCGTCCGGCGCCTCGCCGAAGATTCTGACCCGCACCTTGTCCCGCTCATAAGGCTTGTGCATGCGGTAGATTTCCACCAGCGCCGGCTCCGTCGACTCATGCGGCTTGGCAGACGACGCTTCGCTTGGTGCCGGAGAGAACACGATGTCCCTGACCTCGTCCACTCCATTGTCGGCCGTGGACCAACCCAAGTTGAATGACATGGGGAAATGAAGTAGCGCGGGCGAGACGACGACGGCCGAGTTCGCGACTTTGAGCGGTTTGACGGACAGCACTGCGATCGCATCCTCCGGCAGGTAGGCATCATCGAATTTTGGGAACCGGACTTCGTGCGTGGCAGGAGGTGCGGACTCCGAGGAGTCTTTTCCGCTCGGAAGATCATCGGCCCGCACAGCAGCCGTCGGGCCGCGCAAGCCGGACACGCTCAGTCCGACGAGTGCGAGAGCGGTCAGCAAGGCCGTCGGCCAGACGCGCGACGGCGAGCGATCGGTGACGAAGGGTTGATTCTGTAGCATCTCAATTCTCCTCATGAGTGTGCCGCGGGTGGGGAAAAATGGGCGTCCTGCCCATAACGGTCGAGAGTCGTCTTGCGCAAGCGCCAGCTTCGCCAAGACGGTCGCATAGGCTTTCGCTCCGCCGGCCAGCGCCGCGCCGCGGGCGTCGGCGGCCAGCTCTTGCTTGAGCCGCAGCCGACGGGCCAGCCAATGCACGAGCGGATTGTAGAAATTCAGGATGACGCCCGATTGGGCCGCCAGCCACATCAGGAAGTCGCCATGGGCCACATGCGCCGCTTCGTGCGCCAGGACGGCCCGCCGGACGTCCTCGCTCCACAAATGCCAATCGGCCGGCAAGAGGATCACGGGCCGCCGCCATCCCACGACGGCGGGCGAACTACCGGCGCTGGCAGCCGCCATTTCGCGGAGTTCGATCGGCCTCGGGCAACGCAACTGTGTGCGGAGTTGTGCGAGCAGGCCCGCAAGCGACGGATCGTCCACCCGTTGCGTATCGCGAAGCAGCCGTGCCAAAGCGATCGCGCCGAACAGCATGCGCGCCAGACCGACCGCCGTAGCCGAGAGAATGACGGCGGCCACCCCCGCCGGCCAATGCCATCGAGCGTCGCTACGCTCCGCGCGCGAGGCATCCGCCAGTTGATTGTGAACGTCGCCCCAGATTGCCGACAGAAAGTTGAACACGGCCCGCTGTACGCCAGATGCGCCGGTTTCCGGCGCAGCCTCGGCCTTGGCGCCAGCCGACGCCCGAAGCGTGCCCGATGGTTCTTCACGAAGAGTTGTCGCGGCGGCCGTCTTCAGCGAGATTTGCGCCGTGGGCCGGGCGCCAGCGGGGGTCCACCAGCGAGGCCACGGGCTGAACGAGAGGGCCGCGAGGCCCACCGTGACGACCAAGACTCCGCACAGAAGGGAAGCTCCGCAGGTGAGATATCGGCGGCGTGCCAGGAGATACGCTCCCGCGCCTGCCAGGCAAAACAGGGTCACTTGCAGGGCCGTCCAGGCGAGTGAGATTCCCATCGCGTTCATCCTTGATTCTCTTCTAAAAAGTTCTTGAGCTGGGCGCGCTCTCGAGGCGTGAGCTTCTTCTGTTCCAGCAAGCGTGCGAGCAACAGTTCACGCGACCCTTGAAAGACGCGGTCGATCAAGTCCCCCAGCAGCCGACGTGAAACCTCTTCATAGGAGCGCACGGGAACATGCAAAAACGGACGTTCGCTGGTGGATTGCTTCAAAAAGCCCTTCTCGGTCAGGATGCGAATCAGCGTCGCCACAGTCGTATAAGCGCGGTCGATGCCCAAGCGCGCCAGCTCGTCGCGCGCTTCCTGTGCGGTGATCGCGCCGCACTTCCAGAAGACCTGCATGACTTCCAGTTCACGGTGCGTCAGTTCGTTGGCCGGCGGCCGTGCCATGCTGGCAGTCTCCTGGACGGAACGATATTTGATTCCTTAGATTTGGTTGTTTAGATTAAAGCGTGGCGCGCCGTCAAGACCGGTTTTTCCGGGCAACCGGCCGCGGCACTGCGATCGGGCAACAGTCCAGCCGGGCGGCAGTCGCTTGTGCTCGCTCGGCATTCGGTGGCGGCGCCGCTAGGATAGACTACAATCAGTAGGGTGTCCGTCGAAAGAAGGAGCCATGAATGTCCACTGCTGAAAGTGTATATCAGTCGAGCGTGGCGGCACTGCCGAAATCGGAGCGATTGAAGTTGGCCGCGCTGATTCTTGATGAACTGACGGCATCGGCCGGCACGGCGCTCGATTTCAGTGACTCGTGGAGCGAAGAAGACGTACGCGATGTGGCGGCCTACGCCGCCGATTATGCCGCGGATCTCTACCCCGAGGAACCGGACATTGCCTGACACTGGCGATATCGTCGTCGCGGATTTTCCCGGTGCGGCCCAAGATAGCATATGGCGAATGGGTAGTGTCCTAATAGTGTGTTGCTGGCCCACACTAACCCGAAGCGTAAGCGAGGAAATGCGGTGATTCTGCCTCGCTGACGCTTCGGGTTAGTGTCTTTTTTCACACGAGCAACACTATTAGGACATCACCGGCGAATGCGAGACGTTGGCAGGCGTCCCGTTGCGGTGTACAAAGAACATGGTTCCGGCGTCCTTCACCTCTTCGCGGGAGAATATCATGGTCACGCGCCGCGGCATGCTGCGGGCAACGGGTCTGGGGCTTTGGGGCGTGAGCGCCAGCCCTTGGCTGCCAGTGCTGGCCGATGAAGTCGCCCGGCACCCTGCCCGGCGGCGGCAATGTATTCTGTTGTGGATGCCCGGCGGCCCAAGTCAGATCGACACATTCGATTTGAAGCCGCGACACGCCAACGGCGGGCCGTCTAAGGAAATCGCCACCAGCGTGCCGGGCCTGGGAATCAGCGAGCACTTGCCCAAACTGGCCGGCCTAGCCGAGCACCTGACGATCGTGCGCAGCCTGAGCACCAAGGAAGGCGACCATGCCCGTGGCACTTTCCTGATGCGTACCGGCCATCAACAGGGCGGGCCGATCAAGTATCCCGCGATCGGCGCCTCGTTGGCCAAAGAACTCGGCCCGGAAGAAGCCGAAGTTCCCAACTACGTGAGCATCGCCCCCTATTCGTTTTTCAGCCCGATGGCCTTCAGCTCTGGGTTCCTGGGGCCGCGTTATGCTCCGCTGACGGTTGGCGTGCGCGAGCCGGGCACGGCGGCGCCGGCATCGGGCGGTCGCTACGCGCGGCTGGGCGTCGACGATCTTTCGCCGCCGGCCGGTGTGACCGCGGTGCAGACCGCCAGCCGCTTCGATATCCGCGAGGCGTTCGAGAACGACTTCGTATCGCGGCATCGCACCGCGTCGGCCATCGCGCACAAGACCGTCTATCAACGGGCGGTGCGGATGATGAAGAGCGAAGCCGCCAAAGCGTTCGATCTCGACGACGAGCCTGACGCCGTGCGAGAGCGTTATGGCCGCGGCCGGTTCGGACAACGTTGCCTGATGGCCCGACGTTTGATCGAGCGAGGCGTGCCGTTTGTCGAAGTTTCGCTGGGAGGGCTGGACGGCGGCGGCATCGGCTGGGACACGCACCAAAACAACTTTCAGCTCGTGCAAGGTCTTTGCGGCCAACTGGACGCGGGCTGGGGCGCGCTGTTGGCGGAGTTGGCCGAGCGCGGGCTGCTCGACACGACCACGATGCTCTGGATGGGCGAGTTCGGCCGCACGCCGCGAATCAACAACAATGCCGGCCGCGACCATTTTCCGGCGGCCTGGAGCTGCGTGTTTGCCGGCGGCGGTTTTCACGGTGGCCAGGCGTTCGGCCGCACCAGCCCCGACGGCATGGCCGTGGAAGAGGGCAAAGTCGACGTCGGCGACGTCCTGGCCACGCTTTGCGCCGCGCTCGGCGTCGATCCGGCGGCCGAAAACATTTCTGAAGAGGGACGGCCCATCAAGATTGCGGAAGGCAAACCGATCGAGGCCGTTTTGCGGTAACGAGGGTTCAGGGGTCAGGGTTCAGAGCGGGGTCAATTAGCCGTTGTGTCTGCTATACTGTCCGCCAGCCAGTCCGCACCGCACTGCCCCAAGAAAGACCTACACCATGCCCGAACCTTTGCCGGTCCGCTCGCTGCACCACGTCGCCCGCGTGACCCGAAATCTGGAAGCCAGCCGGGCCTTCTATCGCGACGTGCTCGGCTTTCGCGAAATACCCCGGCCGCAGCTCGGTTTTCCAGGAGCCTGGCTGTTTAACTACGGCATTCAAATTCACTTGCTCGTGAACGACGCTCCGCAGAACCCGCGCGACCTGATCGAGACGCGCGACAACCACCTGGCGTTTTACGTTGACGACGCCGATGCCGTCGAGCAACTTCTTGGGGCGCACGCGGTACACTTCCGCACCAAC
Proteins encoded in this window:
- a CDS encoding GDSL-type esterase/lipase family protein; translation: MTACWLAAYTVAAVRRRPAAFYLMAPAAVILVKRVDWPVGLWVFMASAAAGIATSMSVFRISEQHRRFLLPSVIWLAWLGFALDSYRAVRANHAVAPLDRRPIVCIGDSLTSYTKKGGYPEVLAELVGVPVLNLGQPGVTSAEALKKLPDFVAAKPQAVVIELGGHDFLKDPTLLKTASRAATKRNLETLIAAARKAHAEVVLIEVPRGFIIDPYAGLERQIAREHDLELISDTVIRRFVLTSPVAPPGIWLGGPYLSDDGLHPNQHGNALLAGVVLAALERLYGGFPRGNSR
- a CDS encoding DUF1501 domain-containing protein, yielding MVTRRGMLRATGLGLWGVSASPWLPVLADEVARHPARRRQCILLWMPGGPSQIDTFDLKPRHANGGPSKEIATSVPGLGISEHLPKLAGLAEHLTIVRSLSTKEGDHARGTFLMRTGHQQGGPIKYPAIGASLAKELGPEEAEVPNYVSIAPYSFFSPMAFSSGFLGPRYAPLTVGVREPGTAAPASGGRYARLGVDDLSPPAGVTAVQTASRFDIREAFENDFVSRHRTASAIAHKTVYQRAVRMMKSEAAKAFDLDDEPDAVRERYGRGRFGQRCLMARRLIERGVPFVEVSLGGLDGGGIGWDTHQNNFQLVQGLCGQLDAGWGALLAELAERGLLDTTTMLWMGEFGRTPRINNNAGRDHFPAAWSCVFAGGGFHGGQAFGRTSPDGMAVEEGKVDVGDVLATLCAALGVDPAAENISEEGRPIKIAEGKPIEAVLR
- a CDS encoding M56 family metallopeptidase: MGISLAWTALQVTLFCLAGAGAYLLARRRYLTCGASLLCGVLVVTVGLAALSFSPWPRWWTPAGARPTAQISLKTAAATTLREEPSGTLRASAGAKAEAAPETGASGVQRAVFNFLSAIWGDVHNQLADASRAERSDARWHWPAGVAAVILSATAVGLARMLFGAIALARLLRDTQRVDDPSLAGLLAQLRTQLRCPRPIELREMAAASAGSSPAVVGWRRPVILLPADWHLWSEDVRRAVLAHEAAHVAHGDFLMWLAAQSGVILNFYNPLVHWLARRLRLKQELAADARGAALAGGAKAYATVLAKLALAQDDSRPLWAGRPFFPTRGTLMRRIEMLQNQPFVTDRSPSRVWPTALLTALALVGLSVSGLRGPTAAVRADDLPSGKDSSESAPPATHEVRFPKFDDAYLPEDAIAVLSVKPLKVANSAVVVSPALLHFPMSFNLGWSTADNGVDEVRDIVFSPAPSEASSAKPHESTEPALVEIYRMHKPYERDKVRVRIFGEAPDGVTETTCHGYSCFRARSEDSGLLVDYLLVDDRTIVIVRDRDLPRVLEADPESHPSWYGEWRKVADSPLAVGFDPEAIDALVAPAKDSAEEAFFSVLKNTTHVFGRVDSTTEGLLVSGKVLCKSSEAAVAATQAAKATLALAQMAIPQLLQPSDMPKEYQPINVSGPLMEALANLKVNVNGARVDVEGKLGAAFVAEIAQATQALVDRQTNEYKAREKEDEQAHIAKLGRLAAAMNAYHAEHGHYPSAAVVGPDGKTLHSWRVELLPYLGEQKLFDEYRLDEPWDSEHNKPLVEKIPSIYSTSLWSQKGDADYFVVTGKGTLFDAAAPARRESVADAPGETILVLQSLQRIPWTKPVDIETSADHDAVRPFRGHGKGFYAAFADGTVKFVSKATDATSVRAMFTKAGGDEVKLR
- a CDS encoding VOC family protein; protein product: MPEPLPVRSLHHVARVTRNLEASRAFYRDVLGFREIPRPQLGFPGAWLFNYGIQIHLLVNDAPQNPRDLIETRDNHLAFYVDDADAVEQLLGAHAVHFRTNLQKDTNLKQVFFRDPDGHHIEVACYPKA
- a CDS encoding Hsp70 family protein; this encodes MPANLRLLLEKHGFDFLEPLCQELVGQPATVLDDEEYAERVVQDGWRRTPMQMRLLPPETLRWNEFCFALRPRVFDGSSGTVRLRPNWRTAAAEVAEQFGEGAAHDSDDASPVALLDEELGPAAHETAEIPRGKRASASQRPAAADEHAVGIDLGTTYSVVAYVDHQGRPTSVPNANGDVLTPSVVLFDNEGTVVGREAVLASTLEPDRVAECVKRDMGNKYYRKKIGGESIPPEVISSYILRRLRADAERKLGKVAKAVITVPAYFDETRRRATMDAGRLAGLEVLDIINEPTAAAITYGYQEGFLDRSGKVQSDTPMRVLVYDLGGGTFDVTVVEMSNQSFKAIATDGDVRLGGKDWDEKLVEMAAARLTEAVGEDPRHDPETLQEMSIAAETAKKTLSERAKTAMYVSYRGKRHKVEVTREEFEEATAALVLRTRTTAEIVVLQAGLTWPQIDRVVVVGGATRMPMITHMLGELAGRSVDHSVSADEAVAHGAALYADLLLQQKGGGSGHTEFSVTNVNSHSLGVIGIDPLTRRQRNQILIPKNTPLPHSAARRFKTFRANQPNVKISVMEGESASPESCIEVGMCVIQSLPPNLPAGWPVEVRYTYRENGRLQVSASLVGHAARVTTEFVRDNSLSDDDLMLWAECLSAEAKRAEW
- a CDS encoding BlaI/MecI/CopY family transcriptional regulator, which encodes MARPPANELTHRELEVMQVFWKCGAITAQEARDELARLGIDRAYTTVATLIRILTEKGFLKQSTSERPFLHVPVRSYEEVSRRLLGDLIDRVFQGSRELLLARLLEQKKLTPRERAQLKNFLEENQG